The following proteins come from a genomic window of Anopheles ziemanni chromosome 3, idAnoZiCoDA_A2_x.2, whole genome shotgun sequence:
- the LOC131289078 gene encoding protein mago nashi translates to MSSEDFYLRYYVGHKGKFGHEFLEFEFRPDGKLRYANNSNYKNDTMIRKEAYVHQSVMEELKRIILDSEIMAEDDSLWPPPDRVGRQELEIVIGDEHISFTTSKTGSLVDVNQSKDPEGLRGFYYLVQDLKCLVFSLIGLHFKIKPI, encoded by the exons ATGTCGTCGGAAGATTTTTACTTGCGTTACTATGTAGGACACAAGGGAAAGTTTGGCCACGAGTTTCTGGAGTTCGAGTTTCGTCCGGATGGCAAACTGCGGTACGCCAACAATTCGAACTACAAGAACGACACCATGATCCGGAAGGAGGCGTACGTGCACCAGTCGGTGATGGAGGAGCTGAAGCGCATCATACTCGATTCAGAAATTATGGCCGAGGACGATTCCCTCTGGCCTCCGCCGGATCGTGTCGGTCGGCAG GAGCTGGAAATCGTCATTGGTGACGAGCACATTTCATTCACTACCTCCAAAACGGGCTCGTTGGTGGACGTCAACCAATCGAAGGACCCGGAAGGATTGCGCGGATTCTATTATCTGGTGCAGGATCTCAAGTGTCTAGTGTTTTCGTTAATTGGGCTTCACTTcaaaatcaaaccaatctaA
- the LOC131289077 gene encoding WASH complex subunit 1-like, which yields MHTYSVPIVKHDMRHEETILDAINAFQHLNQVIEDVFGKINARIDQNRSRLQALDARVEKVNEDVRRLHDTKEAIIIYSPSRYPASDMDSALEPTFTPTNGIGMPECNYRLKDKPYIPSHTLLEKIQFYHVKSPRENERIFPFDRTTNLANKVPTGRQMGAYLDTLLLFNEDTYVDEYRGQDWKRSSRKDSSHGSTIREEKILSSSSPIIRSRMKKKSQDIFYTPSLSDAPKLDVPIDLPDLPGIVSNINYVGNSTLIAPSLQLAGIIEQLPSLEDLTSAIDVADHLEETDNKKANQVPPAETSSMPSIAINTPALPPPPPPPPPPPPPPPPPTEPNKTHESTTEPKPTSADITEKSKTDRKPPPPSTGDAHFNLMEAIRQAGGAGKANLRHNDPSGRRETDSKAGTTEPKSLIDDLHNKLQMRRKGISGTRDAQEPSNVIDRLSALIPPPPARLATDASASESNEEDWE from the exons ATGCATACGTACAGTGTGCCGATAGTGAAGCATGATATGCGCCATGAGGAAACTATCCTCGACGCGATCAATGCCTTTCAACATCTCAATCAG GTAATCGAGGATGTGTTCGGGAAAATCAACGCACGCATTGACCAGAATCGATCCCGACTGCAAGCGCTGGACGCCAGGGTTGAGAAGGTGAACGAAGACGTCCGTCGATTGCACGACACGAAGGAAGCCATCATCATCTACTCTCCCAGCCGGTATCCGGCCAGCGATATGGATTCCGCCCTGGAACCGACGTTCACTCCGACCAACGGAATCGGTATGCCGGAGTGCAACTACCGCTTGAAGGATAAACCATACATTCCATCACACACGCTGCTGGAGAAGATACAATTCTACCATGTGAAATCTCCCCGTGAAAATGAACGAATCTTTCCGTTTGATCGGACAACAAATCTCGCGAACAAAGTGCCGACTGGGCGCCAGATGGGAGCGTATTTAGACACGCTGCTACTGTTCAACGAAGACACGTACGTTGATGAGTATAGGGGACAAGATTGGAAACGATCGTCACGCAAAGATTCGTCTCACGGAAGTACGATTCGTGAGGAGAAAATCTTATCCTCCTCGTCACCGATCATTCGCAGTCggatgaagaagaagagtcAGGACATTTTCTACACACCTTCACTGAGCGACGCTCCTAAACTGGACGTGCCGATAGATTTACCGGATCTACCGGGTATCGTAAGCAACATAAACTATGTGGGCAACAGCACCCTGATTGCGCCATCACTTCAGCTAGCGGGAATCATCGAACAATTGCCTTCACTTGAGGATCTTACCAGTGCGATTGACGTAGCAGACCATTTGGAGGAGACGGATAACAAGAAAGCCAACCAGGTACCTCCGGCGGAGACAAGTAGTATGCCAAGCATCGCAATAAATACACCGGCACTTCCACCACCCCCtccgcctcctcctccaccaccaccgcccccACCTCCTCCGACAGAACCTAACAAAACACATGAATCTACCACGGAACCGAAACCAACATCTGCCGACATTACGGAAAAGAGCAAAACCGATcgtaaaccaccaccaccctcgACCGGTGATGCACACTTTAACTTGATGGAAGCAATCCGACAGGCTGGTGGTGCGGGAAAAGCGAACCTTCGCCATAACGACCCCTCCGGCCGGCGGGAGACAGACAGCAAAGCCGgcacaaccgaaccgaaaagtCTCATCGATGATCTTCATAACAAGCTTCAAATGCGCCGCAAAGGAATATCCGGTACCCGCGATGCGCAGGAACCTAGCAATGTCATCGACCGTCTGTCCGCCCTGATTCCTCCGCCACCGGCAAGGCTCGCCACGGATGCATCGGCTAGCGAAAGCAATGAAGAAGACTGGGAATGA